One stretch of Micromonospora echinospora DNA includes these proteins:
- a CDS encoding valine--tRNA ligase, producing the protein MTERLDARRPDAPTLAGQYQPGEVEQRRYEQWVAGGHFRASADSDKPPFTIVIPPPNVTGSLHMGHAFEHTLMDALTRRKKMQGYEALWLPGMDHAGIATQNLVERQLAGEGLSRHDLGREKFVERVWQWKAESGGAILGQMRRLGDAVDWDRERFTMDEGLSRAVQTMFKKLFDDGLIYRANRIINWCPRCLTALSDIEVEHTDDEGELVSIRYGDEVVVATTRAETMLGDTAVAVHPDDERYRHLIGTEVELPLTDRRIPIVADEHVDPSFGTGMVKVTPAHDPNDFEIGQRHDLPSLTIMDERGIITAPGPFEGLDRYEARPAIVAALREQGRIVAEKRPYLHAVGHCSRCKTTVEPRLSLQWFVNTGPLAKAAGDAVRDGRVTIEPAELAKRYFAWVDNMHDWCISRQLWWGHRIPVWYGPDGEIVCVGPDEEPPSGEGWRQDEDVLDTWFSSGLWPFSTLGWPERTPDLARFYPTSVLVTGYDILFFWVARMMMFGLYAMDGVQPFDVVALHGMVRDEHGKKMSKSFGNVVDPLDWIDRFGADATRFTLARGANPGQDVPVSEEWCQGSRNFCNKLWNATRFALLNGAHTGGPLPDAADLSTVDRWILSRLAHVTAEVDEQFEAYEFAKVCDLLYHFAWDDVCDWYVELSKPVLAEGGPAADATRRVIGHVLDQLLRLLHPVIPFVTDELWSALSGGETVLTASWPVAARTLIDDAAEGEVATLQRVVTEVRRFRSDQGLRPTQRVVARLDGLAGAGIAAHEPLVRSLARLDAPGDDFQASATLAMPGAVSVALDTRGSIDVAAERARLTKDRAAAEKEATQARAKLNNPAFVGKAPEPVVAKIRERLAVAEADLVRIDAALEALPS; encoded by the coding sequence GTGACCGAGAGACTGGATGCCCGACGCCCCGACGCCCCGACCCTCGCCGGCCAGTACCAGCCCGGCGAGGTAGAGCAGCGACGGTACGAGCAGTGGGTAGCCGGCGGACACTTCCGGGCATCGGCGGACAGCGACAAGCCGCCGTTCACCATCGTCATCCCGCCGCCCAACGTCACCGGCTCGCTGCACATGGGGCACGCGTTCGAGCACACGCTCATGGACGCGCTCACCCGGCGCAAGAAGATGCAGGGGTACGAGGCGCTCTGGCTGCCGGGCATGGACCACGCCGGCATCGCCACCCAGAACCTGGTCGAGCGGCAGCTCGCCGGTGAAGGGCTGTCCCGCCACGACCTCGGCCGGGAGAAGTTCGTCGAGCGGGTCTGGCAGTGGAAGGCCGAGTCCGGCGGCGCGATCCTCGGCCAGATGCGCCGGCTGGGCGACGCGGTCGACTGGGACCGCGAGCGCTTCACCATGGACGAGGGCCTGTCCCGGGCCGTGCAGACCATGTTCAAGAAGCTCTTCGACGACGGGCTCATCTACCGGGCCAACCGGATCATCAACTGGTGCCCGCGCTGCCTCACCGCGCTGTCCGACATCGAGGTGGAGCACACCGACGACGAGGGCGAGCTGGTCTCGATCCGCTACGGCGACGAGGTGGTGGTGGCCACCACCCGCGCCGAGACGATGCTCGGTGACACCGCGGTGGCCGTGCACCCGGACGACGAGCGGTACCGGCACCTGATCGGCACCGAGGTGGAGCTGCCGCTCACCGACCGGCGGATCCCGATCGTCGCCGACGAGCACGTCGACCCGAGCTTCGGCACCGGCATGGTCAAGGTGACCCCGGCGCACGATCCGAACGACTTCGAGATCGGCCAGCGGCACGACCTGCCGTCGCTGACGATCATGGACGAGCGCGGGATCATCACCGCGCCCGGCCCGTTCGAGGGCCTGGACCGGTACGAGGCCCGCCCGGCGATCGTCGCGGCGCTGCGCGAGCAGGGCCGGATCGTGGCCGAGAAGCGGCCGTACCTGCACGCGGTGGGGCACTGCTCGCGCTGCAAGACGACAGTCGAGCCGCGGCTGTCGCTGCAGTGGTTCGTCAACACCGGGCCGCTTGCGAAGGCCGCCGGCGACGCGGTGCGCGACGGCCGGGTGACGATCGAGCCGGCCGAGCTGGCCAAGCGCTACTTCGCCTGGGTCGACAACATGCACGACTGGTGCATCTCCCGCCAACTGTGGTGGGGCCACCGCATCCCCGTCTGGTACGGCCCGGACGGCGAGATCGTCTGCGTCGGCCCGGACGAGGAGCCGCCGTCCGGCGAGGGCTGGCGGCAGGACGAGGACGTGCTGGACACCTGGTTCTCCAGCGGCCTGTGGCCGTTCTCCACGCTCGGCTGGCCGGAGCGCACTCCGGACCTGGCGAGGTTCTACCCGACCAGCGTGCTGGTCACCGGCTACGACATCCTGTTCTTCTGGGTCGCCCGGATGATGATGTTCGGCCTGTACGCGATGGACGGCGTGCAGCCGTTCGACGTGGTGGCGCTGCACGGCATGGTCCGCGACGAGCACGGCAAGAAGATGTCGAAGTCGTTCGGCAACGTGGTGGACCCGCTGGACTGGATCGACCGCTTCGGCGCCGACGCCACCCGGTTCACGCTGGCCCGGGGCGCGAACCCCGGTCAGGACGTGCCGGTCAGCGAGGAGTGGTGCCAGGGCTCCCGCAACTTCTGCAACAAGCTCTGGAACGCCACCCGGTTCGCGCTGCTCAACGGCGCGCACACCGGTGGTCCGCTGCCGGACGCCGCCGACCTCTCCACCGTCGACAGGTGGATCCTGTCCCGGCTGGCGCACGTCACCGCCGAGGTGGACGAGCAGTTCGAGGCGTACGAGTTCGCCAAGGTCTGTGACCTGCTCTACCACTTCGCCTGGGACGACGTCTGCGACTGGTACGTGGAGCTGAGCAAGCCGGTGCTCGCCGAGGGCGGGCCGGCTGCCGACGCCACCCGCCGGGTGATCGGTCACGTGCTGGACCAGCTCCTGCGGCTGCTGCACCCGGTCATCCCGTTCGTCACCGACGAGCTGTGGTCCGCGCTCAGCGGCGGCGAGACCGTGCTGACGGCGTCCTGGCCGGTCGCCGCCCGTACCCTGATCGACGACGCCGCGGAGGGCGAGGTCGCCACCCTCCAGCGGGTGGTGACCGAGGTCCGGCGGTTCCGCTCGGACCAGGGGCTGCGGCCGACCCAGCGGGTCGTCGCCCGGCTCGACGGCCTGGCCGGCGCGGGCATCGCGGCGCACGAGCCGCTGGTCCGCTCGCTGGCCCGGCTCGACGCGCCAGGCGACGACTTCCAGGCCAGCGCCACGCTGGCCATGCCCGGCGCGGTGAGCGTCGCGCTGGACACCCGTGGCTCGATCGACGTGGCCGCCGAGCGCGCCCGGCTCACCAAGGACCGGGCGGCGGCCGAGAAGGAGGCCACCCAGGCGCGGGCGAAGCTGAACAACCCGGCGTTCGTCGGCAAGGCGCCCGAGCCGGTGGTGGCGAAGATCCGCGAACGGTTGGCGGTGGCCGAGGCGGACCTGGTCCGGATCGACGCCGCCCTGGAGGCGCTTCCCTCGTGA